The Pyxidicoccus sp. MSG2 DNA segment TTGTCGAGAGCCTCCTCAAGTTCAGCCGCCACAGCCGCGTGGAGGACCGGCGGCTGTTCGACTTGTCCAAGTGCGTGGAGGACGCGGCGGTGCTCTTCCGCGCGCAGCTCAAGTCGACGCCCCGGGTGGAGCTGTCGCTGGGGCTGACGGAGGGGCTGCCCAAGGTGTACGGCGACCCCGGCCAGCTCGCGCAGGTGGTGCTCAACCTGCTGCAGAACGGCCTCCAGGCGCTGCCTGCTCCCGAAGGCCGCCTGTCCCTGGTGACGGGCCGCGAGGGGGACCGCTGCTACTTCGCCGTGGCCGACACCGGCAGCGGCATCGAAGAGCGCCACCTGCCGCGCATCTTCGAGCCCTCCTTCACGACCAAGGCCCCCGGTGAAGGTACCGGCCTGGGGCTGTCCATCGCCTACCGCATCGTCCAGGACCACGGGGGCAGCTTCCACGTGGACACCCAGGTCAACGCGGGCTCCCGCTTCACCGTCTTCCTGCCCATCCCCCTGCAGCTCGAGAGGTTGCCGTGATTCCAGTCAAGCGCGCCAAAGTCCTCGTCGTTGATGATGACTCGGTCGTCCTCAAGGCCGTGACGCAGATTCTCCAGCGCGAGGGCCACCCGGTGGTGGCCATTGACGACGCGGTGGAAGGCCTGACGGCAGCCAAGGACCCGTCCATCGACGTGGTCGTCCTCGACATCAAGATGCCCAACCTGTCCGGCATGGACCTGCTCCGCGGAATCAAGGCGGACCGCCCGGACGTGGAGGTCATCATGATGACGGCCTTCGCCACCGTGGAGACGGCGGTGGAGGCGGTGAAGGCGGGCGCGTACGACTACCTCACCAAGCCCTTCGAGAACATCGACGAGGTGAGCCTCACGGTGGCCAAGGCGGCCGAGCGCAAGGCGCTCAAGGACCGCACCCGCGCGCTGGAGGAGGCGCTCACCGCGCGCAGCCAGTTCGAGGACCTCATCGGCCAGTCCACGCAGATGCGCTCCGTCTTCAAGCTGGTGGAGACGGTGAGCCACTCCACGGCCACCGTCCTCATCCAGGGCGAGAGCGGCACGGGCAAGGAATTGGTGGCGCGCGCCATCCACTACCGCAGCTCGCGCAAGGACAAGCCCTTCGTCGCCGTCAACTGCTCGGCGCTCACGGAGACGCTGCTGGAGAGCGAGCTGTTCGGCCACGTGAAGGGCAGCTTCACCGGCGCCACCGGCAACAAGAAGGGCCTCTTCGAGGCAGCCGACGGCGGCACCATCTTCCTGGACGAGATTGGCGACGTGCCTCCCGCCACCCAGGTCCGCCTGCTGCGCGTGCTGCAGGAGGGCGAGGTCAAGCGCGTGGGCGCCAACGAGCCCGTCAAGGTGGACGTGCGCGTCATCGCCGCCACCCACGTGGACCTGTCCCGCGCCAAGGAGCAGGGCAAGTTCCGCGAGGACCTCTTCTACCGCCTGAACGTCATCACCATTGATCTGCCGCCCCTGCGAGATCGCCCCGAGGACGTGCCGCTGCTCGCGCACCACTTCCTGAAGGTGTACTCGGGCAAGGCGGACAAGAAGGTGACGGGCATCTCCCCGCGCGCCATGGAGGCCCTCACCTGCAACCGGTGGACGGGCAACGTGCGCGAGCTGGAGAACGTCATCGAGCGCGCGGTGGTGCTGACGGCCAACGACATCATCGACGTGGAGGACCTGCCGCCCGGCTTCCAGGCCGCGCCGCAGGCCGACTCGACGGTGGAGGTGTTCAGCCTGGCGCACCTGCCGTACGCCCAGGCCAAGCGCCTGGCGATGCGCGCCTTCGAGCGCCGCTACCTCTCCGCGCTGCTGGAGAAGAACAACCAGAACGTCTCCAGCGCCGCTCGCGCGGCGGGTGTGGACCGCTCCAACTTCCGCCGCCTGCTCAAGCAGTACGAGGTGGCCGGCCGCTCCATGAAGCCGCGCCAGCCCAAGGCCGACGAGGCCGAGGCCCTGGAAGTCGCTTCCTGAGTCAGCCCTCTTCACCCGGCTCGCGGGGCGGCTTTCGCTCCGCGAGCTGGCGTTGGATGGCCTCGTAGCGGTCCGCCAGCTCCGCCTCCTCGCCGTTGCGCGTGGGGGTGTAGAAGCGGCGGGCGCGCAGGGCCTCCGGCAGGTAGTCCTCGGGGACGTAGTTGCCCTCGAAGTTGTGGGGGTACTTGTAGCCGCCCCCGTACCCCAGTGACTTCATCAGCTTCGTGGGCGCGTTGCGCAGGTGCATGGGCACCGGCAGCGCGCCTTCCGTCTTCACGGCCTCGCGCGCGGCCATGTACGCGGTAATCACCGTGTTCGCCTTGGGGGCCAGCGCCAGGTACGTCACGGCCTGCGTCATGGGCAGGGTGCCCTCGGGCAGGCCCATGAGCTGGAAGGCGTTGAGCGCGTCCACCGCCACGCCCAGCGCGCGCGGGTCCGCGTTGCCGATGTCCTCCGAGGCGAAGATGACCATGCGCCGGAGGAGGAAGACCGGGTCTTCCCCCGCCTCCAGCATCCGCACCATCCAGTACAGCGCCGCGTCCACGTCGCTGCCGCGCATGGATTTGATGAAGGCGCTGATGACGTTGTAGTGCTCCTCGCCGCCCTTGTCGTAGAGCAGCATCTTCTGCTGCAGGGCCTCTTCCGCGGACTGTCGGTCCACGTGTGTGCCACCATGGGCCGCGGCCACCTCCAGCGCGGTGAGGGCCTTTCGCGCGTCGCCGCCGGCCGTGCTGGCGAGGAAGTCCAGGGCCTCGTCGTCCACCGTCACGCGCCCGCCCAGGCCGCGCTCGTCCGCCAGGGCGCGGCGGAGCAGGGGAATCAACTCGTCCTCCTCCAGCCCGCGCAGGGTGACGACGCGGCAGCGGGACAGGAGCGCGGCGTTGACCTCGAAGGAGGGGTTCTCCGTGGTGGCGCCGATGAGCGTCAGCGTGCCCTTCTCCACGTGGGGCAGGAGCGCGTCCTGCTGGGCCTTGTTGAAGCGGTGGATTTCGTCCACGAAGAGGAAGGTGCGCTTCCCGTGCAGCTTCCAGCGGTCCTGCGCGCGGGCCACCGTCTCGCGGATGTCCTTCACGCCGGAGAGGACGGCGGACACCGACTCGAAGGCGGCGCCGGTGGAGCGGGCGACGATTTGCGCCAGCGTCGTCTTGCCGGTGCCGGGCGGGCCCCAGAGGATGAGGCTGGGCACCTTGTCCGCCTCAATCGCGCGGCGCAGGAAGCGGCCCTCGCCGGTGACGTGCTCCTGGCCCACGAACTCGGAGAGCGAGCGGGGGCGCATGCGCTCGGCCAGGGGGGCCTGGCTGGCCTGGTCCTTCTGGCCGGCATGTTCGAAGAGGTCCATGGGCCCTGAAAATAGCGACCGGGGGGCCTGTGTGCCGAAGCCTGTGTCGGCGGGCGGGCACCCCGGCATTTCGGGGGAGCGCCCGGGCGCCCGCCTGGACTAGAACCCACACGTGTGCAGACCCTGGCAATCGTCGCGAAGAAGGACAAGCCCGAGGCGGCCGCGCTCGCGGCTCAAATCCGCGAGCGCTACCCGCAGCTGACCATCCTCGGGGACCGCTCCCTGGCGCATGTGCTGGGCTGGCCGCGGGTGGAAGACCGGGAGCTGGCGGCCCAGGCGGACCTGGTGGTGGTGCTGGGCGGGGACGGTACGCTCATCTACGCGGCCCGGATGCTGGGAGGCCGCGGGGTGCCCATCCTCGGCGTCAACCTGGGCAGCCTCGGCTTCATGACGGAAGTGCCCGTGGAGGAGCTCTTCACCACCCTGGACGGGGTGCTGACGGGGCGCTTCCAGGTGGACTCGCGGATGAAGCTCACCTGCCGGCTCATTCGCGGGGGGCGCACCCTCATCGAGGATGAAATCCTCAACGACGTGGTCATCAACAAGGGCGCGCTGGCGCGCATCGCCGACCACGAGACGTCCATCGATGGGGTGCCGATTACGACGTACAAGGCGGACGGCGTCATCCTCGCCACGCCCACCGGCTCCACGGCGTACTCGCTGTCCGCGGGCGGGCCCATCGTCCACCCGTCGGTGGACTGCACGGTGCTGTCGCCCATCTGCTCGCACGCGCTCACCCAGCGCTCCATCGTCGTGCCGGCGGATCGGGTCATCCGCGTCACGCTGCGCAGCGAGACGGCGGACACGTACCTCACGTTGGATGGGCAGACGGGCCACGGGCTGCAAGGCGGAGA contains these protein-coding regions:
- a CDS encoding sigma-54-dependent transcriptional regulator produces the protein MIPVKRAKVLVVDDDSVVLKAVTQILQREGHPVVAIDDAVEGLTAAKDPSIDVVVLDIKMPNLSGMDLLRGIKADRPDVEVIMMTAFATVETAVEAVKAGAYDYLTKPFENIDEVSLTVAKAAERKALKDRTRALEEALTARSQFEDLIGQSTQMRSVFKLVETVSHSTATVLIQGESGTGKELVARAIHYRSSRKDKPFVAVNCSALTETLLESELFGHVKGSFTGATGNKKGLFEAADGGTIFLDEIGDVPPATQVRLLRVLQEGEVKRVGANEPVKVDVRVIAATHVDLSRAKEQGKFREDLFYRLNVITIDLPPLRDRPEDVPLLAHHFLKVYSGKADKKVTGISPRAMEALTCNRWTGNVRELENVIERAVVLTANDIIDVEDLPPGFQAAPQADSTVEVFSLAHLPYAQAKRLAMRAFERRYLSALLEKNNQNVSSAARAAGVDRSNFRRLLKQYEVAGRSMKPRQPKADEAEALEVAS
- a CDS encoding replication-associated recombination protein A; this translates as MDLFEHAGQKDQASQAPLAERMRPRSLSEFVGQEHVTGEGRFLRRAIEADKVPSLILWGPPGTGKTTLAQIVARSTGAAFESVSAVLSGVKDIRETVARAQDRWKLHGKRTFLFVDEIHRFNKAQQDALLPHVEKGTLTLIGATTENPSFEVNAALLSRCRVVTLRGLEEDELIPLLRRALADERGLGGRVTVDDEALDFLASTAGGDARKALTALEVAAAHGGTHVDRQSAEEALQQKMLLYDKGGEEHYNVISAFIKSMRGSDVDAALYWMVRMLEAGEDPVFLLRRMVIFASEDIGNADPRALGVAVDALNAFQLMGLPEGTLPMTQAVTYLALAPKANTVITAYMAAREAVKTEGALPVPMHLRNAPTKLMKSLGYGGGYKYPHNFEGNYVPEDYLPEALRARRFYTPTRNGEEAELADRYEAIQRQLAERKPPREPGEEG
- a CDS encoding NAD(+)/NADH kinase; its protein translation is MQTLAIVAKKDKPEAAALAAQIRERYPQLTILGDRSLAHVLGWPRVEDRELAAQADLVVVLGGDGTLIYAARMLGGRGVPILGVNLGSLGFMTEVPVEELFTTLDGVLTGRFQVDSRMKLTCRLIRGGRTLIEDEILNDVVINKGALARIADHETSIDGVPITTYKADGVILATPTGSTAYSLSAGGPIVHPSVDCTVLSPICSHALTQRSIVVPADRVIRVTLRSETADTYLTLDGQTGHGLQGGDCIEVVRSPNRVNLVRNPRVAYFSILRQKLHWGER